A genomic window from Streptomyces sp. NBC_00234 includes:
- a CDS encoding LLM class F420-dependent oxidoreductase yields MRLGLALGYWGRGPNPDHLPLARSAEELGYDSVWTAEAWGSDAFTPLTWIAAHTSRIRLGTAIAQMAARTPTATAMHALTLDHLSGGRMMLGLGLSGPQVVEGWYGRPFPRSPLTATREYVEVIRQVLAREGPVALAGRFHSHPYSGPDGTGLGKPLKPITHPLRAGLPVLLGAEGPKNVAQTTRIADGWLPLYWSPMRPDVYGVTAADLPEGFMVAPMARAHVCEDVAEGLLPVKAMLGFYIGGMGHAARNFHADLMGRMGYEEEARRIQRLFLEGRKEEAVLAVPDAFADEISLVGPRERIAERLELWRKGPVTDLLVTAPDPNTLRVLAELNS; encoded by the coding sequence ATGCGGCTCGGACTCGCTCTCGGATACTGGGGCCGCGGCCCGAATCCGGACCATCTCCCGCTGGCCCGCAGCGCCGAGGAGCTCGGCTACGACTCCGTGTGGACGGCGGAGGCGTGGGGCTCGGACGCCTTCACACCGCTGACCTGGATCGCGGCCCATACCTCCCGGATCCGACTGGGCACCGCCATCGCGCAGATGGCGGCGCGTACGCCCACGGCGACGGCGATGCACGCACTCACCCTCGACCATCTCTCGGGCGGCCGGATGATGCTGGGGCTCGGTCTTTCCGGGCCCCAGGTGGTGGAGGGGTGGTACGGGCGGCCGTTCCCCAGGAGTCCGCTGACCGCGACCCGTGAGTACGTCGAGGTGATCCGCCAGGTCCTCGCGCGGGAGGGGCCCGTCGCGCTCGCGGGGCGCTTCCACTCCCATCCGTACAGCGGGCCGGACGGCACCGGTCTGGGCAAGCCGCTGAAGCCGATCACCCATCCGCTGCGCGCCGGACTCCCCGTGCTGCTGGGCGCGGAGGGGCCGAAGAACGTCGCGCAGACGACCAGGATCGCCGACGGCTGGCTGCCGCTGTACTGGTCGCCCATGCGCCCCGACGTGTACGGCGTGACGGCCGCGGACCTTCCCGAGGGATTCATGGTCGCGCCGATGGCACGGGCGCACGTCTGCGAGGACGTGGCCGAGGGGCTGCTGCCGGTGAAGGCGATGCTGGGGTTCTACATCGGGGGCATGGGCCACGCGGCCCGGAACTTCCACGCCGATCTGATGGGCCGGATGGGGTACGAGGAGGAGGCCCGGCGCATCCAGCGGCTGTTCCTGGAGGGCCGCAAGGAGGAGGCGGTGCTCGCGGTGCCGGACGCGTTCGCCGACGAGATCTCGCTCGTCGGCCCGCGTGAACGGATCGCGGAGCGGCTGGAGTTGTGGCGCAAGGGACCGGTGACCGATCTGCTGGTCACGGCACCGGACCCGAACACGCTGCGGGTGCTCGCGGAGCTCAACTCCTAG
- a CDS encoding maleylpyruvate isomerase family mycothiol-dependent enzyme, giving the protein MTLLPYDRYCDEILTQTDGLRAALKDADLTARVPTCPEWSLRELAVHVGGAHRWVGEIVRTRATEDIPEDRVPGSAGPESEEPGALDAWLAEGAEGAVAALREAGPDTEVWSWSAEQRPSFWARRMAHETVVHRADAALAARADYEVTPEVAADTIEEWLEIVAAAQRDGDPEAVELCGGGRSLHLHATDVPGAEWLIEFGEDAFGWRHAHGKATVALRGTLTDLMLVFHRRLSPGSTRVEVLGDAELLDFWLDRSSFG; this is encoded by the coding sequence ATGACCCTTCTTCCGTACGACCGCTACTGCGACGAGATCCTGACCCAGACCGACGGGCTCCGGGCGGCGCTCAAGGACGCGGACCTCACCGCGCGGGTCCCCACCTGCCCCGAGTGGAGTCTGCGCGAGCTGGCCGTCCACGTCGGCGGCGCCCACCGCTGGGTCGGCGAGATCGTACGGACCCGGGCCACCGAGGACATTCCCGAGGACCGGGTGCCGGGCAGCGCGGGGCCGGAGAGCGAGGAGCCGGGCGCCCTCGACGCCTGGCTCGCCGAAGGGGCCGAGGGCGCCGTGGCGGCCCTGCGCGAGGCGGGCCCCGACACCGAGGTCTGGAGCTGGTCCGCGGAGCAGCGGCCGTCGTTCTGGGCGCGGCGCATGGCGCACGAGACCGTCGTGCACCGCGCGGACGCCGCCCTCGCCGCACGGGCCGACTACGAGGTGACGCCCGAGGTGGCGGCCGACACCATCGAGGAGTGGCTGGAGATCGTCGCCGCCGCCCAGCGGGACGGCGACCCGGAGGCCGTCGAACTGTGCGGCGGCGGGCGTTCCCTGCACCTGCACGCCACGGACGTGCCCGGCGCGGAGTGGCTGATCGAGTTCGGCGAGGACGCCTTCGGCTGGCGCCACGCCCACGGGAAGGCCACCGTCGCCCTGCGCGGCACGCTCACCGACCTGATGCTCGTCTTCCACCGCCGGCTGAGCCCCGGCAGTACCCGGGTCGAGGTGCTGGGGGACGCGGAACTGCTGGACTTCTGGCTGGACCGCTCGTCCTTCGGCTGA
- a CDS encoding prenyltransferase: MSTPERTEHLVLPGVLTADQAAETVAALRAVQREDGALPWFRGHHLDPWDHTEAAMALDASGEHEAAERAYDWLARNQNEDGSWYAAYHDGDVEQPTDRSRETNFCAYVAVGVWHHYLATGDDAFVDRMWPTVYAAVEFVLRLQQPGGQIGWKREADGTPVTDALLTGSSSIHQALRCALAIAEEREEPQPDWELAAGALGHAIRNHPERFLDKDRYSMDWYYPVLGGAVTGTAAKKRIEDGWDRFVVPGLGVRCVLPNPWVTGGESCELALALWVMGESDRALEILQSVQHLRAEGGLYWTGYVFEGNRAFWPEELTTWTAGSLLLAVAALGGDEATTAVFGGERLPRGLEPDCCR; encoded by the coding sequence GTGAGCACTCCCGAGCGGACCGAACACCTCGTACTGCCCGGGGTCCTGACCGCCGACCAGGCCGCCGAGACCGTCGCCGCGCTGCGCGCCGTCCAGCGCGAGGACGGGGCACTGCCCTGGTTCCGCGGCCACCACCTCGACCCCTGGGACCACACCGAGGCCGCCATGGCGCTCGACGCCTCCGGCGAGCACGAGGCCGCGGAACGCGCCTACGACTGGCTGGCCCGGAACCAGAACGAGGACGGCTCCTGGTACGCCGCCTACCACGACGGCGACGTGGAGCAGCCGACCGACCGCAGCCGCGAGACCAACTTCTGCGCCTACGTCGCGGTCGGCGTCTGGCACCACTACCTCGCCACGGGCGACGACGCGTTCGTCGACCGGATGTGGCCGACGGTCTACGCCGCCGTCGAGTTCGTCCTGCGCCTCCAGCAGCCCGGCGGCCAGATCGGCTGGAAGCGGGAGGCCGACGGAACCCCCGTCACCGACGCGCTGCTGACCGGCTCCTCCTCCATCCACCAGGCCCTGCGCTGCGCGCTCGCCATCGCAGAGGAACGCGAAGAGCCGCAGCCCGACTGGGAGTTGGCGGCCGGAGCGCTCGGCCACGCGATCCGCAACCACCCGGAGCGCTTCCTGGACAAGGACCGCTACTCGATGGACTGGTACTACCCGGTCCTCGGCGGCGCGGTCACGGGAACCGCCGCGAAGAAGCGGATCGAGGACGGCTGGGACCGGTTCGTCGTCCCCGGACTCGGTGTGCGCTGTGTACTCCCCAACCCGTGGGTGACCGGCGGGGAGAGCTGCGAACTCGCCCTGGCACTCTGGGTGATGGGCGAGTCCGACCGTGCTCTGGAGATCCTGCAGTCCGTCCAGCACCTGCGCGCCGAGGGCGGCCTGTACTGGACGGGGTACGTCTTCGAGGGCAACCGCGCCTTCTGGCCCGAGGAACTCACCACCTGGACCGCGGGCTCCCTGCTGCTCGCGGTGGCCGCGCTCGGGGGGGACGAGGCGACCACCGCGGTCTTCGGCGGGGAGCGGCTGCCCAGGGGGCTGGAACCGGACTGCTGCCGCTGA
- a CDS encoding class I SAM-dependent methyltransferase, with protein sequence MLTVDFTRFPLAAGDRVLDLGCGAGRHAFECYRRGAQVVALDQNAEEIREVAKWFAAMKEAGEAPEGATATAMEGDALNLPFPDDSFDVVIISEVMEHIPDDKGVLAEMVRVLRPGGRIAITVPRYGPEKVCWSLSDAYHEVEGGHIRIYKADELLRKIREAGLKPYGTHHAHALHSPYWWLKCAFGVDNDKALPVRAYHKLLVWDIMKKPAVTRVAEQLLNPVVGKSFVAYATKPHLPKAEA encoded by the coding sequence GTGCTGACCGTCGACTTCACCCGCTTCCCGCTCGCCGCAGGCGACCGAGTGCTCGATCTGGGCTGCGGTGCCGGCCGGCACGCCTTCGAGTGCTACCGGCGCGGCGCCCAGGTCGTGGCACTGGATCAGAACGCCGAGGAGATCCGCGAAGTCGCCAAGTGGTTCGCCGCCATGAAGGAGGCCGGGGAGGCCCCCGAGGGTGCCACCGCCACCGCGATGGAGGGTGACGCCCTCAACCTGCCCTTCCCCGACGACTCCTTCGACGTCGTGATCATCTCCGAGGTCATGGAGCACATCCCCGACGACAAGGGCGTGCTCGCCGAGATGGTCCGGGTGCTCAGGCCCGGCGGCCGGATCGCGATCACCGTGCCGCGCTACGGCCCCGAGAAGGTCTGCTGGTCGCTCTCCGACGCGTACCACGAGGTCGAGGGCGGCCACATCAGGATCTACAAGGCCGACGAACTGCTCCGCAAGATCCGCGAGGCCGGCCTCAAGCCGTACGGCACCCACCACGCGCACGCCCTGCACAGCCCGTACTGGTGGCTCAAGTGCGCCTTCGGGGTGGACAACGACAAGGCGCTGCCGGTGCGCGCGTACCACAAGCTGCTCGTCTGGGACATCATGAAGAAGCCCGCCGTCACCCGCGTCGCCGAGCAGCTGCTCAACCCGGTCGTCGGCAAGAGTTTCGTGGCGTACGCGACGAAGCCCCACCTTCCCAAGGCCGAGGCGTGA
- a CDS encoding glycosyltransferase family 4 protein — protein MTAEAIETGPRAGTEAPAAADDRPLRIALLTYKGNPFCGGQGVYVRHLGRELARLGHSVEVIGAQPYPVLDEGVPLTELPSLDLYRQPDPFRTPGRGEFRDWIDLAEVATMWTGGFPEPLTFSLRARRHLLARRGDFDVVHDNQTLGYGLLGDLGAPLVTTIHHPITVDRQLDLDAADSRRRRASVRRWYAFTRMQKRVARRLPSVLTVSGSSQQEIVEHLGVRQDRVRVVHIGADTDLWSPDPSVAEVPGRIVTTSSADVPLKGLVHLVEALAKLRTENPGAHLVVVGKRAEDGPVAQAIERHGLQDAVRFVKGISDAELVDLVRSAQIACVPSLYEGFSLPAAEAMATGTPLVATTGGAIPEVTGPDGETCLAVPPGDAGALAVALTRLFDDPELRARLGAAGRARVLANFTWARAALGTAELYRQAIVSRGARR, from the coding sequence GTGACCGCTGAGGCCATAGAGACGGGCCCCCGGGCGGGCACCGAAGCGCCCGCCGCCGCGGACGACCGGCCGTTGCGCATCGCCCTCCTCACGTACAAGGGCAATCCTTTCTGCGGAGGCCAGGGCGTCTACGTACGCCACCTCGGCCGCGAGCTCGCCCGCCTCGGCCACAGCGTCGAAGTGATCGGCGCCCAGCCCTACCCGGTGCTCGACGAGGGCGTCCCGCTCACCGAACTGCCGAGCCTGGACCTGTACCGCCAGCCCGACCCGTTCCGCACCCCCGGCCGCGGCGAGTTCCGCGACTGGATCGACCTCGCCGAGGTCGCCACCATGTGGACCGGCGGCTTCCCCGAGCCGCTCACCTTCAGCCTCCGCGCCCGGCGCCACCTGCTGGCCCGCCGAGGCGACTTCGACGTCGTCCACGACAACCAGACCCTCGGCTACGGCCTGCTCGGCGACCTCGGCGCCCCGCTCGTCACCACGATCCACCACCCCATCACCGTCGACCGGCAGCTCGACCTGGACGCGGCCGACAGCAGGCGCCGCCGCGCCTCCGTACGCCGCTGGTACGCCTTCACCCGCATGCAGAAGCGGGTCGCCCGCCGCCTGCCGTCCGTCCTCACCGTCTCCGGCTCCTCGCAGCAGGAGATCGTCGAGCACCTCGGCGTGCGGCAGGACCGCGTCAGGGTGGTGCACATCGGGGCCGACACCGACCTCTGGTCGCCCGACCCCTCCGTCGCGGAAGTGCCCGGCCGGATCGTCACCACCTCCAGCGCCGACGTCCCGCTCAAGGGCCTCGTCCACCTCGTGGAGGCGCTGGCCAAGCTCCGTACCGAGAACCCGGGGGCGCACCTCGTGGTCGTCGGCAAGCGGGCCGAGGACGGACCCGTCGCCCAGGCCATCGAACGGCACGGTCTCCAGGACGCCGTCCGGTTCGTCAAGGGCATCAGCGACGCCGAACTGGTCGACCTGGTGCGCAGCGCCCAGATCGCCTGCGTCCCCTCGCTCTACGAGGGCTTCTCCCTCCCCGCCGCCGAGGCGATGGCCACCGGCACCCCCCTCGTCGCGACCACCGGCGGCGCGATCCCCGAGGTCACCGGGCCCGACGGGGAGACCTGCCTCGCGGTGCCGCCCGGCGACGCGGGCGCGCTGGCCGTGGCGCTCACCCGGCTGTTCGACGACCCGGAACTGCGGGCCCGCCTCGGCGCGGCCGGCCGCGCCCGGGTGCTGGCCAACTTCACCTGGGCCAGAGCGGCCCTCGGTACGGCCGAGCTGTACCGTCAGGCGATCGTGTCCCGGGGAGCCCGCAGGTGA
- a CDS encoding TetR family transcriptional regulator, with protein MTADARPAPPPLTERQEARRRRILHASAQLASKGGFEAVQMREVAEAAGVALGTLYRYFPSKIHLLVATMQDQLQHMHTTLRKRPPTGESAAERVAETLMRAFRALQREPHLADAMVRALTFADRSVSPEVDTVSRLTTKIILDSMGLEHPTPQQLSAVRVIEHTWHSALITWLSGRASIAQVKIDIETVCRLIDLTSPEAGPPDGP; from the coding sequence ATGACAGCGGACGCCAGACCCGCACCGCCTCCTCTGACGGAACGCCAGGAGGCCCGCCGCCGTCGCATCCTGCACGCCAGCGCCCAGCTCGCCAGCAAGGGCGGTTTCGAGGCCGTGCAGATGCGTGAGGTCGCGGAGGCCGCCGGGGTCGCCCTGGGCACGCTCTACCGCTATTTCCCCTCCAAGATCCATCTGCTGGTCGCCACCATGCAGGACCAGCTCCAGCACATGCACACCACGCTGCGCAAGCGCCCCCCGACCGGGGAGAGCGCCGCCGAGCGGGTCGCCGAGACGCTGATGCGGGCCTTCCGGGCGCTCCAGCGGGAGCCTCATCTGGCCGATGCCATGGTGCGCGCGCTGACCTTCGCCGACCGCAGCGTGAGCCCCGAGGTGGACACCGTCTCGCGGCTCACGACGAAGATCATCCTGGACTCGATGGGGCTGGAGCACCCGACGCCCCAGCAGCTTTCGGCCGTCCGCGTCATCGAGCACACCTGGCACTCCGCGCTGATCACCTGGCTGTCGGGGCGGGCCTCGATCGCACAGGTGAAGATCGACATCGAGACGGTGTGCAGGCTGATCGACCTGACGAGCCCGGAGGCCGGTCCGCCCGACGGACCCTGA
- a CDS encoding substrate-binding domain-containing protein, whose amino-acid sequence MRRRRAVGTVQHRSLTAAALGTAALLLAGCTAAGQAGGSDSAGGKDETVKVGLVYSRTGLLAAYGKQYRDGFMAGLDHATKGTGKVAGHRIEVTEQDDAGDPGKAVSAAKNLIGKGYTVLAGTTDSGVALQMAPLAAQNKVLYVSGPAATDAVTGVNAYTFRSGRQSYQDILTAGTMLGDARGKKVTVLAQDSTFGQANVAAVKAVLGSRGADVGSVLAPPGATDLTPFARQVKAAGTDLVFVAWAGSTAPALWTALDQQGVLDAGKVVTGLAGTASYPVFGAAGSKVSFLAHYFPGAGGGNAVEQAMLDSVEKAGGTPDLFTPDGFTAAQMIVRAVEKGSATDTAAMAKALEGWTFDGVKGRTQVRAEDHALVQPMFVARLKGKGAGATPELVSTEPMDAVAPPVKPSAG is encoded by the coding sequence ATGCGCCGTCGCAGAGCCGTAGGCACCGTCCAGCACAGATCCCTGACCGCAGCCGCCCTCGGCACCGCCGCACTGCTCCTGGCCGGCTGCACGGCCGCCGGGCAGGCGGGCGGCTCCGACTCCGCCGGCGGCAAGGACGAGACCGTCAAGGTGGGCCTGGTCTACTCCAGGACCGGGCTGCTCGCCGCCTACGGCAAGCAGTACCGCGACGGGTTCATGGCGGGGCTCGACCACGCCACCAAGGGCACCGGCAAGGTCGCGGGCCACCGCATCGAGGTGACCGAGCAGGACGACGCGGGCGACCCCGGCAAGGCGGTCTCCGCGGCGAAGAACCTGATCGGCAAGGGATACACGGTGCTGGCCGGCACCACCGACTCCGGCGTCGCCCTCCAGATGGCCCCGCTCGCCGCCCAGAACAAGGTGCTGTACGTCAGCGGCCCGGCGGCCACCGACGCGGTGACCGGGGTCAACGCGTACACCTTCCGGTCGGGGCGGCAGTCCTACCAGGACATCCTCACCGCGGGCACGATGCTCGGCGACGCCCGGGGCAAGAAGGTCACGGTGCTGGCCCAGGACTCCACCTTCGGCCAGGCCAACGTCGCCGCCGTGAAGGCGGTCCTCGGCTCCCGGGGCGCCGACGTCGGCTCGGTGCTCGCGCCTCCCGGGGCGACGGACCTGACCCCGTTCGCCCGGCAGGTGAAGGCGGCCGGAACCGATCTGGTCTTCGTCGCCTGGGCCGGTTCCACCGCCCCCGCCCTGTGGACGGCACTGGACCAGCAGGGCGTGCTGGACGCGGGGAAGGTGGTCACGGGACTGGCCGGGACGGCTTCGTACCCGGTGTTCGGAGCGGCCGGCTCCAAGGTCTCGTTCCTGGCGCACTACTTCCCCGGCGCGGGCGGCGGCAACGCGGTGGAGCAGGCCATGCTGGATTCGGTCGAGAAGGCGGGCGGCACCCCCGACCTGTTCACCCCGGACGGCTTCACGGCCGCCCAGATGATCGTCCGTGCCGTGGAGAAGGGCAGCGCCACCGACACCGCGGCCATGGCGAAGGCCCTGGAGGGCTGGACCTTCGACGGGGTGAAGGGCAGGACGCAGGTCCGCGCCGAGGACCACGCCCTGGTGCAGCCGATGTTCGTGGCCCGTCTGAAGGGGAAGGGCGCGGGCGCCACCCCGGAGCTGGTGAGCACCGAGCCGATGGACGCGGTGGCCCCGCCCGTCAAGCCCTCGGCGGGCTGA
- a CDS encoding ABC transporter ATP-binding protein — MRAPDIAKAPGRDGHASVPVLSLDGLGWSVGGATIVEDIGLSVHEGEFLAFIGPNGAGKTSLFNLISGLTTPTAGTLALDGADMTAQPAHVRARRGIGRTFQTSSLWPGMSVADHVRLAAQAAKGGSYRLWRRASPYTAEVHGVLERTGLGHRAGVPAAELSHGEKRKLELAVLLVGEPRLMLLDEPMAGVSAEEVPALTELIRTLHRDEGRTVLMVEHHMDVLLGLADRLAVMHHGQLLALDTPQAVTADPAVQRAYLGEGL, encoded by the coding sequence ATGAGGGCTCCGGACATCGCGAAGGCCCCCGGACGCGACGGGCACGCCTCCGTTCCGGTGCTGAGTCTCGACGGGCTCGGCTGGAGCGTCGGCGGGGCGACCATCGTCGAGGACATCGGCCTGAGCGTCCACGAGGGCGAGTTCCTCGCCTTCATCGGCCCCAACGGGGCCGGCAAGACCTCCCTGTTCAACCTGATCAGCGGGTTGACCACCCCGACGGCCGGCACCCTGGCGCTGGACGGTGCGGACATGACCGCGCAGCCCGCGCACGTCCGCGCACGGCGTGGGATCGGCCGGACCTTCCAGACGTCCAGCCTCTGGCCGGGGATGAGCGTCGCCGACCATGTGCGGCTGGCCGCACAGGCGGCGAAGGGCGGCTCGTACCGGCTGTGGCGGCGGGCCTCCCCGTACACCGCCGAGGTCCACGGCGTACTGGAGCGCACCGGTCTTGGGCACCGGGCCGGGGTGCCGGCCGCCGAGCTGTCCCACGGGGAGAAGCGCAAGCTCGAACTGGCCGTCCTGCTGGTCGGAGAGCCGCGGCTGATGCTCCTCGACGAGCCGATGGCCGGGGTCAGTGCCGAGGAGGTGCCCGCTCTCACCGAGCTGATCCGCACCCTGCACCGCGACGAGGGCCGCACCGTCCTCATGGTCGAGCACCACATGGACGTCCTGCTGGGCCTCGCCGACCGGCTCGCCGTGATGCACCACGGACAGTTGCTGGCGCTGGACACCCCGCAGGCCGTGACCGCCGATCCGGCGGTCCAGCGGGCCTACCTCGGGGAGGGGCTGTGA
- a CDS encoding ABC transporter ATP-binding protein, with the protein MTADPDVLLAVRDLRVLIGGRHILHGVDLDVARHGVTALLGRNGAGKTTTVRGILGLVPRAGSVLLDGEETVALPTHTVVGRGIGYAPEDRGIFAGLTVAENLRLAERRGASEPAYPLVHELFPELKQRARQLAGTLSGGQQQMVAIGRTLLNDNRLVIADEPTKGLAPRVVTEVAQVLERAAEAVPVLLVEQNLAVVRRLAGSCVVLADGRTAHQGPADALLGDAEAARRLLGVGHGPAAHASSPTAEADS; encoded by the coding sequence GTGACAGCGGACCCGGACGTCCTGCTCGCCGTACGGGACCTGCGTGTCCTGATCGGCGGACGGCACATCCTGCACGGCGTGGACCTGGACGTCGCCCGCCACGGGGTGACCGCGCTCCTGGGTCGCAACGGCGCGGGGAAGACCACGACCGTACGCGGCATCCTCGGCCTCGTTCCGCGCGCCGGCAGTGTGCTGCTGGACGGCGAGGAGACCGTGGCGCTGCCCACCCACACCGTGGTCGGGCGGGGCATCGGTTACGCCCCGGAGGACCGCGGGATCTTCGCCGGGCTCACCGTCGCGGAGAACCTGCGGCTCGCCGAGCGGCGCGGGGCCAGCGAGCCCGCGTACCCGCTCGTGCACGAACTCTTTCCCGAACTGAAGCAGAGGGCACGGCAGTTGGCCGGCACCCTGTCCGGCGGGCAGCAGCAGATGGTGGCCATCGGACGCACGCTGCTCAACGACAACCGGCTCGTCATCGCCGACGAGCCCACCAAGGGCCTCGCGCCCCGGGTCGTCACCGAGGTCGCCCAGGTGCTGGAGCGGGCGGCCGAGGCGGTGCCGGTACTGCTCGTGGAGCAGAACCTCGCCGTCGTACGGCGGCTGGCCGGGAGTTGTGTCGTCCTCGCCGACGGGCGCACCGCGCACCAGGGGCCGGCGGACGCGCTGCTGGGCGACGCGGAGGCGGCCCGCAGGCTGCTCGGCGTGGGGCACGGCCCGGCCGCCCATGCCTCTTCCCCGACCGCGGAGGCGGATTCCTGA